A portion of the Brachionichthys hirsutus isolate HB-005 unplaced genomic scaffold, CSIRO-AGI_Bhir_v1 contig_995, whole genome shotgun sequence genome contains these proteins:
- the LOC137916252 gene encoding hypermethylated in cancer 1 protein-like translates to MLGAMEVPSHARDLLLQLNSQRTKGFLCDVIIVVQNALFRAHKNILAASSLYLKSLVVHDNLINLDHEMVSPGVFRVILDYIYTGRLSEGDPTSPNEPNLGAVLAAASYLQLLDLVALCKKKLKRNGKYLPRQGPAFLPYPKMGPNPMGLGGVGRYRVSTPVIQSCPPAGILNSHAPRATPLEDLVPHRLGLHAGELYAPTSIQGSQVFPSLQSTLTAHFGRSTHSERNCSPNYGLDLSKKSPNSQSQHAPSHPHLANTHNDEQRDGSDRISPMQGTNGRVYSSEKMETTDRANSLTPPPFPHLNQPLGPHLPHLHRSGSQSTDRYPCPPSPDTPTEGGEGGNIYRWVKHEPLSYTAEDEDDDEDEEEGAENGDRHNHHKVGEESEGVDDKSGSGTEETGSSEGRPSPPGSMGRFHLPYEPESFGDNLYVCIPCDKGFPSSEQLNAHVETHTEEELYGNPVGEMGNSNNNKSMSSNTNGYGSLNSSNTLNSLSHLETKSSQGLGSGGIGEMIRPYRCSSCEKSYKDPATLRQHEKTHWLTRPYPCSICGKKFTQRGTMTRHMRSHLGLKPFACDSCGMRFTRQYRLTEHMRIHSGEKPYECQVCGGKFAQQRNLISHMKMHSSGGTGNLTADGKLKLDFTEGIYPLSKYTAEHLGLKQEKANELLIQAQHQLVADTKVIESLYPLSKLASEHLGLSNDKVDALAQSLPPPQALSDARTIDRYSPS, encoded by the coding sequence ATGCTGGGTGCCATGGAAGTTCCAAGTCATGCTAGggatctcctcctgcagctcaacagcCAGCGAACCAAGGGCTTCCTGTGCGATGTTATCATCGTGGTGCAGAACGCCCTCTTCAGAGCTCACAAGAACATTCTGGCTGCCAGCAGCCTCTACTTGAAATCGTTGGTCGTCCATGACAATCTCATCAACCTCGACCACGAGATGGTGAGTCCAGGGGTCTTCAGGGTCATTCTGGACTACATCTACACCGGTCGTCTTAGTGAGGGAGACCCCACTTCCCCCAACGAACCAAATCTTGGGGCTGTCTTGGCAGCTGCCAGCTACCTTCAGCTGCTTGACTTGGTGGCTTTGTGCAAAAAGAAGCTGAAAAGAAATGGCAAGTACCTTCCCCGCCAAGGCCCTGCTTTTCTACCATACCCAAAGATGGGGCCCAATCCTATGGGTTTAGGAGGTGTCGGCAGATACAGGGTTTCTACTCCTGTCATTCAATCCTGCCCTCCAGCGGGAATTTTAAATAGCCATGCACCCCGGGCAACACCACTAGAAGACCTAGTTCCCCATCGTCTAGGTCTTCATGCAGGGGAGCTGTATGCCCCCACCTCCATCCAGGGCTCTCAGGTGTTCCCGTCCCTGCAGTCAACTTTGACTGCCCATTTTGGACGTTCAACTCACTCTGAAAGAAACTGCTCACCCAACTATGGCCTTGATCTCTCCAAGAAAAGCCCTAACTCTCAGTCTCAGCACGCTCCTTCTCACCCCCATCTAGCAAACACTCACAATGACGAGCAGCGGGACGGGAGTGACCGCATCAGTCCTATGCAGGGGACAAATGGAAGGGTCTATTCCTCCGAAAAAATGGAGACAACCGACCGGGCAAACTCCCTCACTCCTCCACCTTTCCCCCATCTAAACCAGCCTCTTGGCCCACACCTTCCCCACCTGCACCGCTCAGGCTCCCAGAGTACAGATCGTTACCCATGCCCCCCGAGCCCCGATACCCCGACGGAAGGTGGCGAGGGAGGCAACATCTACCGCTGGGTGAAACATGAGCCACTTTCATATACGGCAGAAGATGAAGAcgacgatgaggatgaggaggaaggagctgaaAATGGAGATCGACATAACCACCACAAGGTTGGGGAGGAGAGTGAAGGAGTGGATGACAAGAGTGGGTCAGGCACCGAGGAGACAGGCAGCAGTGAAGGCCGTCCATCCCCTCCTGGGTCGATGGGGAGGTTCCACTTGCCGTATGAACCAGAGAGCTTTGGGGACAATTTGTATGTCTGCATTCCCTGCGATAAAGGCTTCCCCAGCTCAGAGCAGCTCAACGCACATGTGGAGACGcacacagaagaagagctgTACGGCAACCCGGTCGGAGAGATGGGAAACAGCAATAACAACAAGAGCATGAGCAGCAATACAAATGGTTATGGGAGCCTTAACAGCAGCAACACTTTGAACAGTCTGTCTCACTTGGAGACCAAGTCCAGCCAGGGCCTGGGCTCGGGGGGCATCGGGGAGATGATCCGCCCTTACCGCTGTTCCTCCTGCGAGAAGTCCTACAAGGACCCAGCCACTTTGCGCCAGCATGAGAAGACCCACTGGCTGACCCGTCCTTacccctgcagcatctgtggtAAGAAGTTCACGCAGCGCGGCACCATGACGCGCCACATGCGCAGCCACCTGGGCCTTAAACCGTTTGCCTGCGACTCTTGTGGGATGCGTTTCACCCGGCAGTATCGCCTCACTGAGCATATGCGCATCCACTCAGGggagaagccctatgaatgtcAGGTGTGTGGGGGAAAGTTTGCTCAGCAGCGCAACCTCATCAGCCACATGAAGATGCACAGCAGCGGAGGGACTGGCAACCTGACGGCAGATGGGAAACTGAAGCTGGACTTTACCGAGGGCATCTATCCTTTGAGTAAATACACAGCAGAGCATCTGGGTCTGAAGCAGGAGAAGGCCAATGAGCTCCTTATCCAAGCACAGCATCAACTGGTTGCAGACACAAAGGTCATCGAAAGTCTCTACCCACTATCGAAACTGGCCTCTGAGCACCTGGGTCTCTCCAACGACAAAGTGGATGCCCTGGCCCAATCCCTACCCCCTCCACAGGCCCTCTCTGACGCCCGAACCATTGACCGCTACTCACCAAGCTAA